The following are encoded in a window of Kogia breviceps isolate mKogBre1 chromosome 12, mKogBre1 haplotype 1, whole genome shotgun sequence genomic DNA:
- the TSPO gene encoding translocator protein, whose product MALPWVPAVGFTLVPSLGGFLGSRYIRGESLRWYASLQKPSWHPPRWMLAPIWGTLYSAMGYGSYMIWKELGGFSKEAVVPLGLYAGQLALNWAWPPLFFGARQMGWALVDLLLTGGVAAATAVAWHQVSPPAACLLYPYLAWLAFAATLNYCVWRDNQDHSRGSRLSE is encoded by the exons ATGGCCCTGCCCTGGGTGCCCGCCGTGGGCTTCACGCTGGTGCCCAGCCTGGGGGGCTTCCTGGGCTCCCGCTATATCCGCGGAGAGAGTCTCCGCTGGTACGCCAGCCTGCAGAAGCCCTCGTGGCACCCGCCCCGCTGGATGCTGGCTCCCATCTGGGGCACGCTGTACTCGGCCATGGG GTATGGGTCCTACATGATCTGGAAAGAGCTGGGGGGCTTCTCGAAGGAGGCTGTGGTTCCCCTGGGCCTCTACGCTGGGCAGCTGGCTCTGAACTGGGCATGGCCTCCCCTCTTCTTCGGTGCCCGACAAATGGGTTGG GCCCTGGTGGACCTCCTGCTGACGGGAGGAGTGGCGGCAGCCACGGCCGTGGCCTGGCACCAGGTGAGCCCACCGGCCGCCTGCCTGCTCTACCCGTACCTGGCCTGGCTGGCCTTTGCGGCCACGCTCAACTACTGCGTCTGGCGGGACAACCAGGACCACAGCCGTGGCTCTCGGCTCTCGGAGTGA